Proteins encoded together in one Drosophila albomicans strain 15112-1751.03 chromosome 2R, ASM965048v2, whole genome shotgun sequence window:
- the LOC117575016 gene encoding 60S ribosomal protein L10a-like: MAFNPGVYEAVNKLLATPKPKYPYKYKNVELHVNLKNHSHAYFHRSIRLSHSIRTKLNVCVLGDELHCAEAIKNGIHCIKANIIFKPKKTVEYYMKKIIMTYDAFLISDSLCAQMPSKMAVQFFRANKIRRLLSHDKPMMEKIEELKYTINFKLINSRKLSTVIGNLRLTPEELNDNIITAIRFLVPQLKGKWGNIESIYIKTPEGEPHLVF; encoded by the coding sequence atGGCATTCAATCCTGGAGTTTACGAAGCCGTCAACAAATTACTGGCGACTCCGAAGCCAAAATATCCCTACAAGTACAAAAATGTGGAGCTTCATGTTAATCTGAAGAATCACTCTCATGCTTACTTCCATAGATCGATTCGGTTGAGCCACTCGATCCGTACCAAATTGAATGTGTGCGTTCTTGGCGATGAGTTGCACTGCGCTGAGGCCATTAAAAATGGCATACATTGCATTAAAGCAAACATCATATTCAAACCCAAAAAGACCGTCGAATACTATATGAAGAAAATAATCATGACCTATGATGCATTTCTGATTTCGGATAGTCTATGCGCTCAAATGCCAAGCAAAATGGCGGTCCAATTTTTCAGGGCCAACAAAATCCGTCGGCTGTTGAGCCACGACAAACCGATGATGGAAAAAATCGAggaattgaaatataccataaatttcAAGTTGATCAACTCACGCAAACTGAGCACTGTGATTGGCAACCTTCGCTTGACTCCGGAAGAGCTTAATGACAACATCATCACTGCGATTCGTTTCTTAGTCCCGCAGCTCAAGGGTAAATGGGGCAATATCGAAAGCATCTATATCAAGACTCCCGAGGGAGAACCGCATTTGGTCTTCTAA